The DNA region GATCGTGCGGCTGCGGGCGTACGAGGTGTCGGCGCGCGGCGCCACGGCCGCCCAGCCGACCGGCTCGTCCCCGTCGTACGCGAGGACCCCGGGCGGTACGGCACCGGCGCACAGCTCCGCGACGTACGCACCGCGCTCCGGCCCGCGCATCGCGTGGTCGAGCTTGGCCGGGATGCGATGGCTGAGGCACCAGCAGACGGTGGCGGTCGGCGACTTCGGGCCGATGACGGCCGCCGTGTCCGCGAAGTCCGACGCCGGACGCACCTCGATGCTCATCCCGTTCTCCCCTCTCGTACCGCTCGTACCGCTCATCCGTACCCTCGCCCCCTCCGGTCCCGTCAGCCTCGCACGTCAACGCCTCACCCGCCGGGGATTCATCCACCGGGGCCTTCACCGGCGAGCGTCCCCGGACGGCCCGCCGGACCGCATTACGGTCGCGCCATGTCCCGGCGTACGAGAAGCAGCAGCGGCCCCCGCCGCGCCGTCGCCCGGCGGGTCACCGCGCTCGCGCTCGCCCTGCTGCTCGGCGCGGGCCTCACCGCGGGCTGCGCCACCGACCCGCCCGGGCCGCGCCGGACCGGTGAGAAGGGCGGGGTGGATCCGGCGGGGCGGCCGGTCACCCTGACGGTCGGAGTGTTCGGGGCCTTCGGGCTCAAGGAGGCCGGGCTCTACGACACGTACATGCGGCTCCATCCCGACGTGGCGGTCCGGCAGACCTCGATCGAGCGGAACGAGAACTACTACCCGCAGCTGATCACCCATCTGGTCACCGGCTCGGGCCTCGCCGACGTGCAGGCCGTGGAGGTCGGGAACATCGCCGAGGTGGTCGGCACGCAGGGGCCGCGCCTGGTGGACCTGGGCGCGGTGCCGGGGGTGGACCGGGCGGCGTTACTGCCGTGGAAGTGGGCGCAGGGCACCGGCCGGGACGGGCGCACGGTCGCGCTCGGCACCGACGTCGGCCCGCAGGCGGTCTGCTACCGCAAGGACCTGTTCGCGCGGGCCGGGCTGCCGACCGGCCGGGCGGAGGTGGGGCGGCTGTGGGCCGGGGACTGGCGGCGGTTCCTGGCGGCAGGGCGGCGGTTCGCGGCGAAGGCGCCGGCCGGGACGGCGTTCACGGACTCGGCGTCCGGGGTCCTCTCGGCGGTCGTCAGCAGCAACCCCCGGCGCTTCTACGACGAGCGGGGCGCCCTCGTCGTGGGCTCCGACCCGGGCGTACGGGAGGCCTGGGACCTGGCCGCGGCCTTCGCCCGGCAGGGGCTCACGGCCCGGCTGCAGCAGTTCACGCCCGGCTGGGACCAGGGATTCGCGAACGGGGCCTTCGCGACCGTGGTGTGCCCGGCCTGGATGCTCGGCTACATCGAGGACAAGGCGGGCCAGGCGGGGCGGGGCCGCTGGGACGTGGCGGCGGCGCCCCGGCCGGGCAACCGGGGCGGTTCCTTCCTGGTCGTCCCCAAGGCCGGCCCGCACCGGACGGAGGCGGCCGAGCTCGCCGCGTGGCTGACCGCCCCGGCCCAGCAGGCCCGGGTCTTCGCCCGCCGGGGCAGCTTCCCGAGCGCCTCCGCCGCGCACGCCCTGCCGTCGGTGGCCGGCGCCCGCCACCCGTACTTCGGCGACACCCCGGTGGGCGCGATCTTCGGGGCGGCGGCCCGCGGTGTGCCGTCGGCGCCGATCGGCCCGAAGGAGGGCCTGGTCGCCCAGCTCCTGACCGACGGCGGCATGCTCCTGGTCGACCAGACGGGCCGCGACCCGGACGAGGCCTGGGCGGACGCGCTGCGGTCGATCGACAACGCCCTGGACCGGTGACGGTGACGGTGTCGGTGAGGCGGCGTGTCGACCGCTGGGTGCCGTACGGGCTCGTCGCGCCCTTCTTCGTCCTCTTCGGCGCCTTCGGGCTCTTCCCGCTCCTCTACACCGGCTGGGCCTCGCTGCACC from Streptomyces fradiae includes:
- a CDS encoding ABC transporter substrate-binding protein; the encoded protein is MSRRTRSSSGPRRAVARRVTALALALLLGAGLTAGCATDPPGPRRTGEKGGVDPAGRPVTLTVGVFGAFGLKEAGLYDTYMRLHPDVAVRQTSIERNENYYPQLITHLVTGSGLADVQAVEVGNIAEVVGTQGPRLVDLGAVPGVDRAALLPWKWAQGTGRDGRTVALGTDVGPQAVCYRKDLFARAGLPTGRAEVGRLWAGDWRRFLAAGRRFAAKAPAGTAFTDSASGVLSAVVSSNPRRFYDERGALVVGSDPGVREAWDLAAAFARQGLTARLQQFTPGWDQGFANGAFATVVCPAWMLGYIEDKAGQAGRGRWDVAAAPRPGNRGGSFLVVPKAGPHRTEAAELAAWLTAPAQQARVFARRGSFPSASAAHALPSVAGARHPYFGDTPVGAIFGAAARGVPSAPIGPKEGLVAQLLTDGGMLLVDQTGRDPDEAWADALRSIDNALDR